In Bogoriella caseilytica, the genomic window GCAGGGACGCAGGGAGAAGCACCTGATTGCCGAAGCGCGCTCGCACCCCGTCCATGGCACGCTCGGCCGCAGCGGAGTCCGCTCCCTCCTCAAAATCAAGCGCCATCTGCACTCCGACATCGGCATGCTGCAGCTGTTCGGCGCGCAACCCGAGCAAGCGCACGCCGCCACGCGGGAGCTGCACGGCCGCCAGCAACTCCATCGCGGCGCCGTGCAGATCGTGAGCGGTGTCGGTGGGATCCGCCAGGGTGCGTGAGCGGGTGAGAGTGGTGAAATCCGGGAACCTCACCTTGATGGCCACCCGTCGTGCCGCAAAGCCTGCCTTGCGTAGTCGCGCGGCGCACGCATGCGCTTGGCTCAGCAGCACACGCCCCAGCTCGGCGCGATCGCTGACATCCTGCGGGAAGGTCGATTCCGTGCCGATGGACTTCTCCTCGCGCCCGGGTTGTACCGGGCGTGGATCACGCCCCCAGGCGAGGTCGAGCAGCTTACGTGCGGCAGCAGCGCCCAGGATGGAGCGCAGCTCCCCTTCAGTGGTGTGGGCGATGTCGCGGACCGTCTCGATGCCGTGAGCGGCGAGGGATTGTTGCGCTCGCTCCCCCACGCCCCAGAGCGCCCCGGCGGGCAGGGAGTGGAGGAAGTCCACCGTGGCCGCCGCGGGGATCAGGAGCAGACCGTCCGGCTTGGCATGGGCGGAGGCCAGCTTGGCCACGTGTTTCGTCGATGCCAGCCCTACCGAGGCCGGGAGGTCGAGACGGGTGTGGATCTCTCGGCGGAGCCACCGGGCGATCTCGGTCGGAGGCCCCATCCGCCGGATTGCCGGGCGCACGTCGAGAAAGGCCTCGTCGATGGAGAGTTGCTCGACCGTTTCGGTGACCTCGGACAGGATCTGCATCACCTGCCGGGATACCTCGACGTAACGGCCCCGTTGGGCGGGCAGCACGACCAGGTCGGGGCAGAGCGCTCGGGCGCGGGAGGCGGGCATCGCCGAGTGGATCCCATAACGACGCGCTTCGTAGGAGGCCGCGGCGACCACGCCGCGCTGCTGTCCCCCGACGATCACCGGGCGGCCGTGCAGCTCCGGCCGGTCCAGCAGCTCGACCGCGACGAAGAAGGCGTCCATGTCGAGATGGAGAATGGTGCAGCCGGTGTCGTCTTCGCCCCAGGAGCGGCGGGCCGCAGCAGACCGGGGAGCTCGGCTCATCGATCCTCCTGACGCGGTCTCGGACGATAACGTGTGCGGATGGCCGGACGCAGACGAGAACGTGGCACGGGATCGTCCGCTCGGACCTCGTCATCATCGCACCTGCCCACGACACCGGTCCCGACCTCGCTGGCTACTGCGGAACTACGCTGGGATGGCCCCGACGAGGTGACGTTGCTCCTGGACGGCGCGGAGAGCTCGGCCTTGGATCTCCGCGATCCAGCGCGGCTGGTCTTCGAGTACATGCAACAGATGCGCGTCATCCTCGACGCCACCATGCCCTCCGGCGCTCTGCGCGTCATGCACCTGGGCGGGGCGGCCTGCGCCTTCCCCCGGGCAATTGACGCGGCCCGTCCGGGTTCGAGTCAGGTGGCCGTCGAGCTCGACGGGCAGCTGGCCGGCCTGGTCCGCGAGTGGTTCGACCTTCCGCGCTCACCGCGGCTCCGCATCCGTGTCGGCGATGCTCGCGAGGTGCTGCAGGGTCAGCGGATTGGAGCGTGGCAGGTGATGGTGCGCGACGTCTTTGCCGGCACGCAGGTGCCACGGCCCGCGCGCACTCTCCAGGCTGCCCAGGCGGCACGGGCCGCGCTCGGAGCGGAGGGCCTGTACCTGGTCAACGCCGCACATCGCCCGCCCGCGGTGGATGTGCGGGCGGAGATCGCCGCCCTCCAGCAGGCCTTCGGTGCCGAACCTGGCCAGGTGCTCGCCGTGACCGATCCCGGCATCCGGCGAGGGCGCCGCCACGGCAACGTCGTGCTCGCCGCCGCCAGCACTGGACTCCCCGTCGCCGAGATCGAACGCGGGCTGCGGCGCCTGCCGCTGCCGGCGGGACTGATGACGGGCCATGATCTGGACCGGTTCCGCGCCGGGGCCGCGTCCACCCAGGACCGCCCCGGCCGGGCGCCGGCGACGCCTGGCGAACGAGCGGAGACTCCCGCCGCGGTCGCGCCCCCAGCATCCTGAGATCGCGCAGTCCCGAACTGAGACCGCGCAGTCCCGGCCTGAAAGCGAGAGCAGACAGCGAGAGGCCCCCATCGCGTGCACGACGCGACGGGGGCCTCTCAGTAAAGATTGAGGGTGGTTCGCCTCAGGCGATACGCACGTTCTCAGCCTGGGGGCCCTTGGGGCCCTGCGTGATGTCGAACTCCACGGCCTGACCGTCCTCGAGGGAGCGGTAGCCGTCAGACTGAATCGCGCTGTAGTGCACGAAGACGTCAGCGCCGCCGGCCGACTGCTCGATGAAGCCGTAGCCCTTTTCGGCGTTGAACCACTTCACGGTTCCCTGTGCCATTGATTGTCCTTCCGGGACGTCGGTGGGTCAGGCCGTGTGCCTGACCTCCTCTCGCCGCAAAACTCGTCCCAC contains:
- the dinB gene encoding DNA polymerase IV → MSRAPRSAAARRSWGEDDTGCTILHLDMDAFFVAVELLDRPELHGRPVIVGGQQRGVVAAASYEARRYGIHSAMPASRARALCPDLVVLPAQRGRYVEVSRQVMQILSEVTETVEQLSIDEAFLDVRPAIRRMGPPTEIARWLRREIHTRLDLPASVGLASTKHVAKLASAHAKPDGLLLIPAAATVDFLHSLPAGALWGVGERAQQSLAAHGIETVRDIAHTTEGELRSILGAAAARKLLDLAWGRDPRPVQPGREEKSIGTESTFPQDVSDRAELGRVLLSQAHACAARLRKAGFAARRVAIKVRFPDFTTLTRSRTLADPTDTAHDLHGAAMELLAAVQLPRGGVRLLGLRAEQLQHADVGVQMALDFEEGADSAAAERAMDGVRARFGNQVLLPASLLTSRRSTTADASGDIS
- a CDS encoding spermidine synthase, giving the protein MAGRRRERGTGSSARTSSSSHLPTTPVPTSLATAELRWDGPDEVTLLLDGAESSALDLRDPARLVFEYMQQMRVILDATMPSGALRVMHLGGAACAFPRAIDAARPGSSQVAVELDGQLAGLVREWFDLPRSPRLRIRVGDAREVLQGQRIGAWQVMVRDVFAGTQVPRPARTLQAAQAARAALGAEGLYLVNAAHRPPAVDVRAEIAALQQAFGAEPGQVLAVTDPGIRRGRRHGNVVLAAASTGLPVAEIERGLRRLPLPAGLMTGHDLDRFRAGAASTQDRPGRAPATPGERAETPAAVAPPAS
- a CDS encoding cold-shock protein — protein: MAQGTVKWFNAEKGYGFIEQSAGGADVFVHYSAIQSDGYRSLEDGQAVEFDITQGPKGPQAENVRIA